The Streptomyces sp. CC0208 genome window below encodes:
- a CDS encoding M55 family metallopeptidase, producing MKILISADMEGATGVTWPADVLPGTPQWERCRSMFTSDVNAAVLGFFDGGADEVLVNEAHWTMRNLLLERLDERAQMLTGRHKDLSMVEGVQHGDVDGIAFLGYHAGAGQEGVLAHTYLANSITGVWLNDVPASEGYLNAHVVAEYGVPVVLVTGDDVACEDALGYAPEALKVAVKDHVSRYAAVCRTPARTAADIRAAAKEAARLAVRQEPVQAGPFTIAVEFDAEHLAMAATVVPGVRRIGARKVAYTNETMYAGIRTFKAVTTIVSAAVEEQYG from the coding sequence ATGAAGATCCTGATCAGCGCCGACATGGAGGGCGCCACCGGCGTGACCTGGCCGGCCGACGTGCTGCCCGGCACACCGCAGTGGGAGCGGTGCCGGTCGATGTTCACCTCGGACGTGAACGCCGCCGTGCTGGGCTTCTTCGACGGGGGCGCCGACGAGGTGCTCGTCAACGAGGCCCACTGGACCATGCGCAACCTGCTCCTGGAGCGGCTCGACGAGCGTGCGCAGATGCTCACCGGCCGGCACAAGGACCTTTCCATGGTCGAAGGTGTCCAGCACGGCGACGTCGACGGCATCGCCTTCCTCGGCTACCACGCGGGCGCGGGCCAGGAGGGCGTCCTCGCCCACACCTACCTCGCCAACTCCATCACCGGGGTGTGGCTGAACGACGTGCCCGCGAGCGAGGGCTACCTCAACGCGCACGTGGTCGCCGAGTACGGCGTCCCCGTCGTCCTCGTCACCGGGGACGACGTGGCCTGCGAGGACGCCCTCGGCTACGCCCCCGAGGCGCTGAAGGTCGCCGTCAAGGACCATGTCTCGCGGTACGCGGCCGTGTGCCGTACGCCGGCCCGCACGGCCGCCGACATCCGGGCCGCCGCGAAGGAGGCCGCGCGGCTGGCGGTCCGTCAGGAACCCGTACAGGCGGGGCCGTTCACGATCGCGGTCGAGTTCGACGCCGAGCACCTCGCCATGGCCGCCACCGTGGTGCCGGGCGTGCGGCGGATCGGAGCGCGGAAGGTGGCGTACACGAACGAGACCATGTACGCGGGAATCCGTACCTTCAAGGCGGTCACCACCATCGTCTCGGCCGCCGTGGAGGAGCAGTATGGCTGA
- a CDS encoding acyltransferase family protein, producing the protein MSETAQPVRPAGRTTATAAPGNPPGRPKQRDAFFDNAKYLAIVLVAMGHAWEPLRSDSRAVTALYTIVYAFHMPAFIIISGYFSRSFDASPAKVKRLVTGVVVPYVVFETAYTFFTRWSDGVPDRDISLLDPLYLTWFLAALFIWRLTTPIWRAVRWPLPIALTVAALATLSPSIGDDLDLQRTLQFLPYFVLGLCLRPEHFSLVRQWRVRLLAVPVFAGAVVFSYWAVPRMDYAWFFHRDAAEHFSVPAWYGPLMTLALFGCSLVLVACFLSWVPGRRMWFTTLGAGTLYGYLLHGFVVQAGNHVDWAGHRWPHTPLGEVAVTLVAGAVVTALCTAPVRRVFRCVMEPRMEWAFRKTPPATSGVPSQVRR; encoded by the coding sequence GTGAGCGAGACCGCACAGCCCGTACGGCCGGCAGGACGGACGACGGCCACCGCCGCCCCGGGGAACCCACCCGGACGCCCGAAGCAGCGCGACGCGTTCTTCGACAACGCCAAGTACCTGGCGATCGTGCTGGTGGCCATGGGCCACGCCTGGGAGCCGCTGCGTTCCGACAGCCGGGCCGTCACCGCCCTGTACACGATCGTCTACGCCTTCCACATGCCGGCGTTCATCATCATCTCGGGCTACTTCTCCCGCTCCTTCGACGCGAGCCCGGCGAAGGTCAAGCGGCTGGTCACCGGGGTCGTCGTCCCCTATGTCGTGTTCGAGACGGCGTACACCTTTTTCACCCGGTGGTCCGACGGCGTCCCGGACCGCGACATCAGCCTGCTGGACCCGCTGTATCTGACCTGGTTCCTGGCCGCCCTGTTCATCTGGCGGCTGACCACGCCGATCTGGCGCGCCGTGCGGTGGCCGCTGCCGATCGCCCTCACGGTCGCCGCGCTCGCCACGCTCAGCCCCTCCATCGGCGACGACCTCGACCTCCAGCGCACCCTGCAGTTCCTGCCGTACTTCGTGCTCGGCCTGTGTCTGCGGCCCGAGCACTTCTCGCTGGTACGGCAGTGGCGGGTGCGGCTGCTCGCGGTTCCGGTGTTCGCGGGCGCGGTGGTGTTCTCGTACTGGGCGGTCCCGCGCATGGACTATGCCTGGTTCTTCCACCGCGACGCCGCCGAGCACTTCAGCGTGCCCGCCTGGTACGGGCCGCTGATGACCCTGGCCCTCTTCGGCTGCTCGCTCGTCCTGGTCGCCTGCTTCCTGTCCTGGGTGCCGGGGCGCCGGATGTGGTTCACGACCCTGGGCGCGGGCACGCTCTACGGCTATCTGCTGCACGGTTTCGTCGTCCAGGCCGGCAACCACGTCGACTGGGCCGGGCACCGCTGGCCGCACACCCCGCTCGGCGAGGTCGCCGTCACGCTCGTCGCCGGTGCGGTGGTGACCGCGCTGTGCACCGCTCCCGTGCGGCGGGTCTTCCGGTGTGTGATGGAGCCGCGGATGGAGTGGGCGTTCCGGAAGACCCCGCCCGCGACGAGCGGGGTGCCCTCTCAGGTACGCCGATAG
- a CDS encoding class I SAM-dependent methyltransferase: MSVTGRYRESWEGFWREAPGRQGAVFWDAEPVLTAGVHLAHFEPLLADPGLPLVDLGCGNGTQSRFLAAHFTQVVGVDLSAAALDRARDADPDGQVTYQLLDACDKSEPENLHAELGDANVYMRGVLHQAGPEDRQQLVDGIATLVGERGRAFLVELSEAAKSVLVGLAQGPDGPPAKLAPIFAHGIAPGEVADEAVPVYLGAAGLTIVASGELPLVTTEYRADGTRIELPSKWWVVGRTA, encoded by the coding sequence ATGAGCGTGACTGGTCGGTACCGGGAGTCCTGGGAGGGCTTCTGGCGGGAGGCCCCGGGGCGCCAAGGGGCCGTGTTCTGGGACGCGGAGCCGGTGCTGACCGCCGGGGTCCACCTTGCCCACTTCGAGCCGTTGCTGGCCGATCCCGGGCTGCCGCTCGTGGACCTGGGCTGCGGGAACGGCACCCAGAGCCGTTTCCTCGCCGCCCACTTCACCCAGGTCGTCGGCGTCGACCTGTCCGCGGCCGCCCTCGACCGTGCGCGCGACGCCGACCCCGACGGGCAGGTGACGTACCAACTCCTTGACGCCTGCGACAAGAGCGAGCCGGAGAACCTGCACGCCGAACTCGGGGACGCCAACGTCTACATGCGGGGCGTGCTGCACCAGGCCGGGCCCGAGGACCGGCAGCAACTGGTCGACGGGATCGCCACGCTCGTCGGGGAGCGCGGCCGGGCCTTCCTCGTCGAGCTCTCCGAGGCCGCCAAGTCCGTCCTGGTAGGCCTGGCACAGGGCCCTGACGGACCGCCCGCCAAACTGGCGCCCATCTTCGCGCACGGCATCGCCCCCGGCGAGGTCGCCGACGAGGCGGTGCCCGTGTACCTCGGGGCGGCCGGGCTGACGATCGTGGCGAGCGGGGAGCTGCCGCTCGTCACCACCGAGTACCGGGCTGACGGCACCCGGATCGAACTGCCGTCGAAGTGGTGGGTGGTGGGCCGCACCGCCTGA